The proteins below are encoded in one region of Apium graveolens cultivar Ventura chromosome 4, ASM990537v1, whole genome shotgun sequence:
- the LOC141716794 gene encoding uncharacterized protein LOC141716794 isoform X1, with protein MLHHQSPAMRRLKNIDLSGLYTRNHNKSTKNHEPAYSICCRNGQVHLPPERQPPPFLQNLLSGGRRTNHFKKIIRIYNSLFAFTSLDGKVDNRINRGGAPYTFKLHGHNYHLIGSICPVEGETPKYCQLYIYDIEHEVENRRNVVAGSDSTDPEIMEGLLMMLNQHNILVHGFRMARERFKNDEPEECTLKLLSSYSAFGRPNPVGPSNEVGALIVRDLENSAGWKDIVVMKKNRKLKRIYETNRHYMQLQYPIMFPFGDDGFHPEIKLQTKQGGRPRKLLDPDVDPEETKHREFVSLREYYAYKLMIRPNEALTPHLCGRLWQQYIVDAFTAVEQYRLDWVRTHQTTIRTDLYSSIRDSLRKGDTDTSHVGKNIILPATFTGSKRYMSQYFKDSLAICRSIGHPTFFLTMTTNTKWPEIQRMLDLLPGVDVGDAPDVVARVFKMKVDQLVDLNNNIYS; from the exons ATGTTACATCACCAATCTCCAGCAATGCGGAGATTAAAAAATATTGACCTATCAGGTTTGTATACACGCAATCATAATAAGTCTACAAAAAATCATGAACCCGCATATTCTATTTGTTGTAGAAATGGACAAGTTCACTTACCACCGGAAAGGCAACCACCTCCCTTTTTACAGAATTTGCTTTCTGGAGGTCGAAGGACTAAtcatttcaaaaaaattattaggATTTACAATTCCTTATTTGCCTTTACCTCACTTGACGGTAAAGTCGACAACAGAATTAATCGTGGAGGTGCACCATACACTTTTAAGCTTCATGGACATAATTACCATCTCATAGGATCCATATGTCCGGTTGAGGGTGAAACCCCAAAATACTGTCAACTTTATATTTATGATATAGAGCATGAGGTAGAGAACAGAAGAAATGTAGTCGCTGGAAGTGATAGTACTGATCCAGAAATTATGGAAGGTCTATTGATGATGCTAAATCAACATAATATTTTGGTTCATGGTTTCCGAATGGCACGTGAACGCTTTAAGAATGATGAACCTGAAGAATGCACCCTGAAGTTGCTATCTAGCTACTCTGCATTCGGACGTCCAAATCCAGTTGGACCTTCAAATGAAGTTGGGGCGTTGATTGTCAGAGATTTGGAAAATTCTGCAGGTTGGAAAGACATAGTAGTCATGAAAAAAAACAGGAAACTAAAGAGGATCTATGAAACTAATAGACATTATATGCAGCTTCAATATCCGATAATGTTTCCATTTGGAGATGATGGTTTCCATCCAGAAATCAAACTACAAACAAAACAAGGTGGTCGTCCAAGAAAATTACTAGATCCTGATGTGGATCCAGAGGAGACCAAGCACAGAGAATTTGTATCATTACGTGAATATTACGCATACAAGCTCATGATTAGGCCAAATGAAG CTCTAACTCCACATCTTTGTGGAAGACTATGGCAACAGTATATAGTAGACGCTTTTACGGCAGTTGAGCAATACCGTCTTGATTGGGTCAGAACTCATCAAACAACCATACGCACAGATTTATATAGTTCAATACGTGATTCTTTACGGAAGGGTGATACTGACACATCACATGTGGGGAAAAATATCATTTTGCCTGCAACATTTACGGGATCAAAGCGTTATATGTCACAGTACTTTAAAGACTCACTTGCAATATGTCGTTCTATTGGACATCCTACATTCTTTCTTACAATGACCACAAATACAAAATGGCCAGAGATACAAAGGATGCTTGATTTGTTACCAGGAGTTGATGTCGGTGATGCACCTGATGTGGTTGCAAGGGTCTTCAAGATGAAGGTTGATCAACTGGTGGATTTAAATAACAATATTTATTCATAA
- the LOC141716794 gene encoding uncharacterized protein LOC141716794 isoform X2 has protein sequence MIGVLEDFEEVKEIKTKYGYRNIVKFRITDGRNSSKVTVWGDLAVSTNEKFNQVEEKPIIVIVTSTKLKIYKNSTQASTMSSSKVYLNLDFDTVIEMRQRLAEEGYTPGEIKPPTPIIQDETTFIENKTLKDLSEITDNEYIKKFVFCEIKVISVEEKISWWHNSCVTCETEINMKQASLFCTTCNVPISVAEKRYRIVILGEDSTEAYNFILMDRAAKRLLGTSTTKMQTNIIKSKTTGFPSQITALAGKDLKLKILISKDNIVANSRLYYAFDVANNNASSSPMTGTTTSSYSSSTFSDVSLH, from the exons ATGATTGGAGTACTTGAAGATTTTGAGGAAGTGAAAGAAATCAAAACAAAATATGGTTATAGAAATATTGTGAAATTCAGAATCACTGATGGAAG GAATTCAAGCAAAGTAACCGTATGGGGTGATCTTGCAGTCAGCACTAATGAAAAATTCAATCAGGTTGAGGAGAAGCCTATCATTGTCATAGTTACAAGCACAAAGTTGAAAATATACAAGA ATTCTACGCAAGCTAGCACAATGTCGTCTTCAAAAGTCTATCTAAACCTGGATTTTGATACTGTAATTGAAATGCGACAGAG GCTTGCTGAGGAAGGTTATACACCTGGTGAAATTAAACCACCAACTCCAATTATCCAGGATGAGACAACTTTTATCGAGAATAAGACATTGAAGGACCTTTCTGAAATTACAGACAATGAGTACATAAAG AAATTTGTTTTCTGTGAGATTAAAGTAATTAGCGTCGAAGAAAAAATTAGTTGGTGGCATAATAGTTGCGTTACCTGTGAGACAGAGATCAATATGAAACAAGCAAGTCTTTTTTGTACTACCTGCAATGTCCCAATTTCGGTAGCTGAGAAGAG ATATAGGATAGTAATCTTAGGTGAAGATTCAACAGAGGCCTACAACTTCATTCTTATGGACCGTGCCGCTAAAAGATTGCTTGGAACAAGTACAACCAAAATGCAAACCAATATAATCAAG AGTAAAACCACTGGTTTCCCTTCACAAATTACAGCATTGGCTGGGAAAGATCTTAAATTGAAGATActgatttctaaagacaatatAGTGGCCAACAGTAGATTATATTATGCTTTTGATGTGGCGAATAATAATGCCTCAAGTTCTCCGATGACTGGAACAACAACGTCAAGTTACTCTTCTTCGACATTCTCAGATGTGAGTTTACATTAA